In Kryptolebias marmoratus isolate JLee-2015 linkage group LG22, ASM164957v2, whole genome shotgun sequence, a single window of DNA contains:
- the ggps1 gene encoding geranylgeranyl pyrophosphate synthase: protein MDGASEAASDRILLEPYRYLLQLPGKQVRTKLSQAFNHWLNVPEDKLQVIIEVTEMLHNASLLIDDIEDNSKLRRGFPVAHSIYGVPSVINSANYVYFLGLEKVLVLEHPEAVRVFSRQLLELHRGQGLDIYWRDTYTCPTEEEYRSMVLKKTGGLFGLAVGLMQLFSDWKQDLKPLLDTLGLFFQIRDDYANLSSREYSENKSYCEDLTEGKFSFPTIHAIWSRPDSTQVQNILRQRTENMDIKRYCVEYLEKVGSFAYTRQTLRDLEAESYQLIRKFGGNPQLESLVKHLSQMHHEAEAAAESREEARSSQNL from the exons ATGGATGGCGCCTCTGAAGCCGCCTCGGACCGAATCCTGCTGGAGCCGTACAGGTACCTGTTGCAGCTGCCAG gaaaacaagtcaGGACAAAACTCTCCCAGGCTTTTAACCACTGGCTCAACGTTCCCGAGGACAAACTGCAG GTGATCATCGAGGTGACTGAGATGCTGCACAACGCCAGCCTGCTGATCGACGACATCGAGGACAACTCCAAGCTGCGCCGGGGCTTCCCCGTGGCGCACAGCATCTACGGCGTCCCCTCAGTCATCAACTCCGCCAACTACGTCTACTTCCTGGGGCTGGAGAAGGTGCTGGTGCTGGAGCACCCCGAGGCCGTGCGCGTCTTCAGCCgccagctgctggagctgcaccGCGGCCAGGGCTTGGACATCTACTGGAGggacacctacacctgtcccacGGAGGAGGAGTACCGCAGCATGGTGCTGAAGAAGACCGGCGGGCTCTTCGGCCTGGCCGTGGGCCTCATGCAGCTCTTCTCCGACTGGAAGCAGGACCTCAAGCCCCTCCTGGACACGCTGGGCCTCTTCTTCCAGATCCGCGACGACTACGCCAACCTGAGCTCCCGCGAGTACAGCGAGAACAAGAGCTACTGCGAAGACTTGACCGAGGGCAAGTTCTCCTTCCCGACAATCCACGCCATATGGTCTCGTCCGGACAGCACCCAGGTGCAGAACATCCTGCGGCAGCGCACCGAGAACATGGACATCAAACGCTACTGcgtggagtacctggagaaggTGGGCTCGTTCGCCTACACCCGCCAGACCCTGCGGGATCTGGAGGCCGAGTCTTACCAGCTCATCCGCAAGTTTGGTGGGAACCCTCAGCTGGAGAGCCTGGTCAAGCATCTCAGCCAGATGCACCACGAAGCCGAAGCTGCAGCAGAGTCCAGGGAGGAGGCTCGCTCCAGCCAGAACCTCTGA